Proteins found in one Gemmatimonadales bacterium genomic segment:
- a CDS encoding DUF4159 domain-containing protein, with product MSEFVFATAQYESGDWDSAPLLPANIIDTLARYTSLALAPQGVVVPLGSTDLFRYPLVYLTGHLPLRFSEQERRNLRAYIDRGGMLFVDDHNHDIDGVFHRSATEEIGRTIGPITELPNRHPLYSAFFEFPDGPPATSQELNGWGDNLVHTHLFAVQRAGRIAVLYSNKDYSSEWDYHAETKRFYSVDNTRFAVNVVVYALTR from the coding sequence ATGAGCGAATTTGTCTTCGCCACCGCCCAGTACGAGTCGGGTGACTGGGACTCGGCGCCGCTCTTGCCCGCCAACATCATCGACACCCTGGCCCGTTACACGTCGCTGGCGCTTGCCCCGCAGGGGGTGGTGGTGCCGCTTGGCTCCACCGACCTGTTCCGCTATCCGCTGGTGTATCTCACCGGCCACCTGCCGCTCCGCTTTTCCGAGCAGGAGCGCCGCAACCTGCGCGCTTACATCGATCGCGGCGGGATGCTGTTCGTTGACGATCACAACCACGACATCGACGGCGTCTTTCACCGGTCGGCCACCGAGGAGATTGGCCGGACAATAGGGCCGATCACGGAACTGCCCAATCGTCATCCGCTCTATTCGGCGTTCTTCGAGTTTCCCGACGGGCCGCCGGCCACCAGCCAGGAACTGAATGGCTGGGGAGACAACCTGGTGCACACGCATCTCTTCGCCGTTCAGCGTGCGGGTCGCATCGCGGTGCTCTACAGCAACAAGGATTACAGCTCGGAGTGGGACTACCACGCCGAGACCAAACGCTTCTATTCGGTGGACAACACGCGGTTCGCCGTGAACGTGGTGGTCTATGCGCTTACCCGCTGA
- a CDS encoding TldD/PmbA family protein, with product MSGPVMTREEAQALLERVIGFSKADRVQVSVNSFRTANTRFAANQLSTAGTVDDSGVSIQSWYGAKHAVARTNDLSEDALRATVARSEAQARLAPEDPEDMPLLGPQTYVPVMSYFESTAELSAGDRAQAALTALSVTRASGNLLASGFLETRASATALANSAGLFAYDRTTSANYTLTVRTTDGTGSGWAGADNPDWTKLDFRSVSSRAIDKARASRDPVAIEPGRYTAILEPQAVGDLTQLMLYALSARSADEGRSPFAKEGGGNKIGEKILDERISMISDPQDPILLARPFDGEGLPLGRQVWIENGVLKALNYSRYWAKKTGNTPTGGPSSCLVPGGTTSVDEMIAQTERGVLLTRLWYLRQVDPRTILYTGLTRDGTFLIENGKISKAIRNFRFNESPLFMLNNVEAMGPAQRLAGTESGGDVAMPSVKVRDFNFTSLSEAV from the coding sequence ATGAGCGGCCCCGTGATGACCCGCGAGGAGGCCCAGGCGCTGCTGGAACGCGTCATCGGGTTCTCGAAGGCCGACCGAGTGCAGGTGAGCGTCAACAGCTTCCGCACGGCGAACACCAGGTTCGCGGCCAACCAGCTCTCCACCGCAGGCACGGTGGACGACTCCGGCGTCTCGATCCAGAGCTGGTACGGCGCGAAGCACGCCGTGGCCCGCACCAACGACCTGTCGGAGGATGCGCTGCGTGCGACGGTGGCCCGATCGGAGGCGCAGGCCCGGCTCGCCCCCGAGGACCCCGAGGACATGCCGCTCCTCGGCCCGCAGACGTACGTCCCCGTCATGTCCTATTTCGAGTCCACCGCGGAACTCTCCGCCGGGGACCGTGCCCAGGCGGCGCTGACCGCGCTGTCCGTGACCCGCGCGTCGGGGAATCTCCTGGCTTCGGGGTTCCTCGAGACAAGGGCGAGCGCAACCGCCCTGGCGAACAGCGCCGGGCTCTTCGCGTACGACCGCACCACCTCGGCCAACTACACGCTGACGGTGCGGACCACCGATGGCACCGGCAGCGGCTGGGCGGGGGCCGACAACCCCGACTGGACCAAGCTCGACTTCCGCTCGGTGAGCAGCCGCGCCATCGACAAGGCGCGCGCCTCCCGGGACCCGGTGGCCATCGAGCCGGGGCGATACACCGCCATCCTCGAACCCCAGGCGGTCGGCGACCTGACGCAGCTCATGCTGTACGCGCTTTCGGCCCGATCGGCCGACGAGGGCCGGAGCCCCTTTGCCAAGGAGGGCGGCGGCAACAAGATCGGCGAGAAGATTCTCGACGAACGGATCAGCATGATTTCCGATCCGCAGGATCCGATCCTGCTGGCCCGCCCGTTTGACGGCGAGGGGCTGCCCCTCGGCCGCCAGGTCTGGATCGAGAACGGGGTGCTCAAGGCGCTGAACTACTCCCGCTACTGGGCCAAGAAGACGGGGAACACGCCCACCGGCGGACCGTCATCCTGCCTGGTGCCCGGCGGCACGACCTCAGTGGACGAGATGATCGCCCAGACGGAGCGCGGTGTGCTGTTGACCCGTCTCTGGTACCTCCGGCAGGTGGACCCGCGCACCATCCTCTACACCGGGCTCACCCGCGACGGCACCTTCCTGATCGAAAATGGAAAGATCAGCAAGGCGATCCGCAACTTCCGCTTTAATGAGTCGCCGCTGTTCATGCTGAACAACGTGGAGGCGATGGGGCCGGCCCAGCGGCTGGCCGGCACCGAATCGGGGGGAGACGTCGCGATGCCGTCGGTCAAGGTGCGCGACTTCAACTTCACGAGCTTGTCGGAGGCGGTCTGA
- a CDS encoding DUF58 domain-containing protein produces the protein MLASSLRDYGPFLDALAGLSWPARRPVGAGSAGSHPSRLRGMAADFTEYRPYRFGDDPRRLDWKLLARTDRAYLRLTDDNATRSTLILVDASASLAFPFETMAKWRQACRLAVGLASVAQHDGDPAGLVVAHERGTVRLPPRSRAGTIPEMARALDAVAPSGSAPLSPALEQVRAGWRLVLISDFLSDELELLPLVRQRIVAGAEVFAVQVVSEGELRPVPTTRLAVDPEAPAVRRVLQPDTLPEYTKRFADWRAGLRRAWRHAGAEFTEVLAEEEPVRAIRRIVAGVEDTR, from the coding sequence GTGCTGGCATCGAGCCTCCGGGACTACGGCCCGTTCCTCGATGCACTCGCCGGCCTCTCCTGGCCGGCCCGCCGGCCGGTCGGCGCGGGCTCGGCGGGGAGCCACCCCTCCCGTCTCCGCGGGATGGCGGCGGATTTCACCGAATATCGTCCCTATCGATTCGGCGATGATCCTCGGCGCCTGGACTGGAAACTCCTGGCCCGCACCGATCGCGCCTACCTGCGGCTCACCGACGACAATGCGACGCGTTCCACGCTCATCCTGGTGGATGCATCGGCGTCACTCGCCTTTCCATTCGAGACGATGGCCAAATGGAGGCAAGCCTGTCGCCTCGCGGTGGGCCTCGCGTCCGTGGCGCAACACGACGGAGATCCCGCAGGCCTGGTGGTGGCGCATGAGCGGGGCACCGTGCGCCTCCCCCCCAGGAGCCGTGCCGGCACGATTCCGGAGATGGCGCGGGCGCTCGATGCAGTGGCGCCGAGCGGCTCGGCCCCCCTGAGCCCGGCGCTGGAGCAGGTGCGCGCCGGTTGGCGGCTGGTGTTGATCTCCGATTTCCTGAGTGATGAACTCGAACTCCTTCCCCTGGTTCGTCAGCGCATCGTGGCGGGCGCGGAGGTTTTTGCCGTCCAGGTCGTCTCGGAGGGCGAACTGCGGCCGGTGCCCACCACGCGCCTGGCGGTGGATCCGGAGGCACCGGCGGTTCGCCGCGTCCTGCAGCCTGACACGCTCCCGGAGTACACCAAACGCTTTGCGGACTGGCGCGCGGGCCTGCGGCGCGCGTGGCGGCACGCTGGCGCCGAGTTCACCGAGGTGCTGGCGGAGGAGGAACCGGTCCGGGCCATCCGACGGATCGTGGCCGGCGTGGAGGACACGCGGTGA
- a CDS encoding AAA family ATPase codes for MHRRIVGQETVVDEVLMALLAGGHALVVGVPGLAKTLLISSLAQAMQLDFRRIQFTPDLVPSDITGTEVMEEDAATGTRSFRFVRGPVFANIVLADEINRTPPRTQAALLEAMQEHRVTAAGESLALPEPFFVLATQNPIEQEGTYPLPEAQLDRFLFDIRIGYPAETEEVEILRATTGGAPEPLTPVLDAAETLALQRATREVPAADAALRYAARWPAPPVPTTRPRRSS; via the coding sequence GTGCACCGCCGCATCGTTGGCCAGGAGACCGTGGTGGACGAGGTCCTCATGGCGCTCCTCGCGGGAGGGCATGCGCTGGTCGTGGGTGTGCCGGGGCTGGCCAAGACGCTGCTGATCAGTTCGCTCGCCCAGGCGATGCAACTCGATTTCCGCCGTATCCAGTTCACGCCGGACCTGGTGCCCAGCGACATCACGGGCACCGAGGTGATGGAAGAGGACGCCGCCACCGGGACCCGCTCGTTTCGCTTTGTCCGCGGTCCGGTGTTTGCCAACATCGTGCTGGCCGACGAGATCAACCGGACGCCGCCCCGGACCCAGGCGGCGCTCCTCGAGGCGATGCAGGAGCACCGGGTGACTGCTGCCGGGGAGTCGCTGGCGCTTCCCGAGCCGTTTTTCGTGCTCGCCACCCAGAACCCGATCGAGCAGGAGGGCACCTACCCGCTGCCCGAGGCACAGCTCGATCGGTTCCTGTTCGATATCCGCATCGGTTATCCCGCCGAGACGGAGGAGGTCGAGATCCTCCGTGCCACGACCGGCGGCGCGCCCGAGCCGCTTACGCCGGTGCTCGACGCGGCGGAGACGCTCGCGCTGCAGCGCGCCACGCGCGAGGTGCCCGCGGCCGATGCGGCACTGCGATACGCGGCGCGCTGGCCCGCGCCACCCGTCCCGACGACCCGACCGCGCCGGAGCTCGTGA
- a CDS encoding BatA domain-containing protein codes for MTFGAPIWLAAAGVAAAVAVGLHLLARRPPRSYALPTARFVPDRPARTTAPTTRPTDLLLLLVRVTALLLLGAALARPQTAPPRRVHTIVALDRSRSATTELDSVAAAVVRNADLVITFDSTATMMPVGGAPRPAGGGRGSLSTALVAAMRAAPGLARSADSIELAIVSPFMAEEWDEATLDIRESWSGRIRLVPIAKALPAGIEGGGLRASAGDPITATVALGNGLPAGTRLVRTVLTAEDSAWAERGGTLVFWPVEEAGWPSLPGLAAGVVAGPHAAVAPFGPRVALPSGRVVARWADGTPAATERALGAGCERDVGISIPDEGDIPLRPGIIRLVRQLSEPCGGPRGSEVVPQAQLDSLRGSGGLLAPSSIPVREEGRVPANLGLLIAAGVLVLLEPLLRRDRAAA; via the coding sequence GTGACCTTCGGCGCGCCGATCTGGCTCGCGGCCGCGGGCGTGGCCGCGGCGGTGGCAGTCGGGCTGCACCTGCTGGCTCGCCGCCCGCCCCGATCCTATGCGCTTCCAACGGCGCGGTTCGTTCCCGACCGGCCAGCCAGGACCACCGCACCGACCACCCGACCGACCGATCTCCTCCTGCTGCTAGTCAGAGTCACCGCGCTGCTCCTGCTGGGTGCGGCGCTGGCCCGCCCACAGACCGCCCCACCGCGCCGCGTTCACACCATCGTGGCACTCGACCGTTCGCGCTCGGCGACGACCGAACTCGATTCCGTGGCCGCCGCCGTCGTGCGAAACGCCGATCTTGTCATCACCTTCGATAGCACCGCCACCATGATGCCGGTGGGCGGGGCACCGCGTCCAGCCGGTGGGGGACGGGGCTCGCTTTCCACCGCGCTGGTGGCGGCGATGCGGGCCGCGCCGGGCCTGGCCAGGTCCGCCGACTCGATCGAACTGGCCATCGTCTCACCGTTCATGGCGGAGGAATGGGACGAAGCGACGCTCGACATTCGCGAGTCGTGGTCCGGACGCATACGACTGGTGCCGATTGCAAAGGCGCTGCCCGCCGGCATCGAGGGCGGCGGCCTCCGGGCATCCGCGGGCGATCCCATCACGGCGACGGTGGCACTAGGGAACGGGCTTCCGGCGGGAACCCGCCTGGTGCGCACGGTTCTCACTGCGGAGGACTCGGCATGGGCGGAGCGGGGCGGAACGCTGGTATTCTGGCCGGTGGAAGAGGCTGGCTGGCCGTCGCTCCCGGGACTCGCCGCCGGAGTCGTCGCCGGGCCTCATGCGGCGGTGGCGCCCTTCGGGCCTCGCGTGGCCCTGCCGTCGGGACGGGTGGTCGCCCGGTGGGCCGATGGTACCCCCGCCGCCACGGAGCGTGCCCTGGGTGCCGGCTGTGAGCGCGACGTAGGCATTTCGATTCCCGACGAAGGGGACATCCCCCTTCGCCCCGGCATCATTCGGCTGGTTCGTCAGCTGAGCGAGCCGTGCGGCGGGCCACGCGGAAGCGAAGTCGTGCCGCAGGCGCAGCTCGACAGCCTCCGCGGAAGCGGTGGGCTGCTTGCCCCGTCATCGATTCCGGTTCGGGAGGAAGGGCGGGTGCCCGCCAATCTCGGACTGCTGATCGCCGCTGGCGTGCTTGTCCTGCTGGAGCCGCTGCTCCGCCGGGACCGGGCGGCGGCATGA
- a CDS encoding TldD/PmbA family protein: MTDRRDFLKAAGVTAAALASDGILRGAFASPAFAAPASTAGPTMDPATRDLLMEALNAAKRAGASYADVRIGRQRSSYLRTRENHVQFSAENDTLGAGVRALVDGTWGFAATKTLNKEGVAGAAREAVAIAKADRIARDRPVELWPSPSYPDASWQSFYEIDPFTISLEEKADLLLRANAEAMKVANVKFASSSISMVKDERNYANTDGSVIAQQFFRISPDVTATAVAPDRSDFQSRSSQIPPASRGWEYVLSADLVGNAQQWGEEAAQKLTAKPVEVGRYDLILHPTHLWLTIHESIGHPTELDRAMGYEANYAGTSFVAPPKAVLGKLKYGPEFMNIQGDRSQEGGLATIGWDDEGVKPNDFLIIKNGIMNDYQTTREQAGWLKWWYDEQGIPTRSHGCSYAQNWGSVQFQRMPNVSLLPGPDERSWEDIIAATDRGIAIMGNGSFSIDQQRYNAQFGGQVFYEVRGGKIVGMMKDVAYQIRTPDFWNSMDMIGGKSSYMLGGALNDGKGQPGQSNAVSHGCVPARFRQVNVINTGRTA, translated from the coding sequence CCGCCGGTGTGACGGCCGCGGCCCTTGCCTCGGACGGCATCCTCCGGGGTGCCTTTGCATCTCCGGCGTTCGCCGCGCCGGCCTCCACCGCGGGCCCCACCATGGATCCCGCCACCCGGGACCTCCTCATGGAGGCGCTCAACGCCGCGAAGCGGGCCGGCGCCAGCTACGCCGATGTCCGCATCGGCCGCCAGCGCAGCAGCTATCTCCGGACCCGGGAGAATCACGTGCAGTTCTCGGCGGAGAACGACACGCTCGGCGCCGGCGTGCGGGCGCTGGTGGACGGGACCTGGGGTTTCGCGGCCACCAAGACGCTCAACAAGGAAGGTGTGGCCGGCGCGGCGCGCGAGGCGGTCGCGATTGCCAAGGCGGACCGGATTGCCCGGGACCGGCCGGTGGAGCTCTGGCCGTCGCCGTCGTACCCGGACGCGAGCTGGCAAAGCTTCTACGAGATCGACCCGTTCACCATTTCACTCGAGGAAAAGGCCGACCTGCTGCTCCGGGCCAATGCCGAGGCGATGAAGGTCGCCAACGTGAAGTTCGCATCCAGTTCCATTTCGATGGTGAAAGACGAGCGGAACTATGCCAACACCGACGGGTCGGTCATCGCCCAGCAGTTCTTCCGGATCTCGCCGGACGTGACCGCCACGGCCGTGGCGCCGGATCGTTCCGACTTCCAGTCTCGGTCCTCCCAGATTCCGCCGGCGAGCCGAGGCTGGGAGTATGTACTCTCCGCAGATCTTGTCGGGAACGCCCAGCAGTGGGGCGAGGAGGCGGCGCAGAAGCTGACCGCCAAGCCGGTGGAGGTCGGCCGTTACGACCTGATCCTGCACCCGACCCATCTCTGGCTCACGATCCATGAGTCCATCGGGCACCCGACCGAGCTCGACCGCGCGATGGGCTACGAGGCCAACTACGCCGGTACCAGCTTCGTGGCGCCGCCCAAGGCAGTGCTTGGCAAGCTCAAGTACGGTCCGGAGTTCATGAACATCCAGGGCGACCGGTCGCAGGAGGGTGGACTCGCCACCATCGGGTGGGACGATGAAGGGGTCAAGCCGAACGACTTTCTGATCATCAAGAACGGCATCATGAATGACTACCAGACCACCCGCGAGCAGGCCGGCTGGCTCAAGTGGTGGTACGACGAGCAGGGCATCCCGACCCGCTCGCATGGCTGTTCCTACGCGCAGAACTGGGGCAGTGTCCAGTTCCAGCGGATGCCCAACGTCTCGCTGCTGCCCGGGCCGGACGAGCGCTCCTGGGAGGACATCATCGCCGCCACCGACCGGGGCATCGCCATCATGGGCAACGGGTCGTTCTCCATCGACCAGCAGCGCTACAACGCCCAGTTCGGCGGCCAGGTCTTCTACGAGGTCCGCGGCGGCAAGATCGTCGGCATGATGAAGGACGTCGCCTACCAGATCCGCACACCGGACTTCTGGAACTCGATGGACATGATCGGCGGGAAGTCGAGTTACATGCTGGGCGGCGCGCTGAACGACGGAAAGGGACAGCCGGGCCAGAGCAACGCGGTGAGCCACGGGTGCGTGCCTGCCCGCTTCCGCCAGGTGAACGTGATCAACACCGGGAGGACGGCATGA